A stretch of the Streptomyces ortus genome encodes the following:
- the dxr gene encoding 1-deoxy-D-xylulose-5-phosphate reductoisomerase, translating into MSDSPTPLADPHLVFDPVDGSRDVVILGSTGSIGTQAIDLVLRNPDRFRVTGLSAAGGRVELLAEQAHRLRVEAVAVAREDAVPALREALSARYGPGEPLPELLAGADAATQLAASPAHTVLNGITGSIGLAPTLAALEAGRTLALANKESLIVGGPLVKALAAPGQIIPVDSEHAALFQALASGTRADVRKLVVTASGGPFRGRTKAELADVAPEDALAHPTWAMGPVITVNSATLVNKGLEVIEAHLLYDIPFDRIEVVVHPQSYVHSMVEFTDGSTMAQATPPDMGGPIAIGLGWPQRVPDAAPAFDWSKASSWEFFPLDNDAFPSVGLARHVGELAGTAPAVFNAANEECVDAFLNGTLPFNGIMETVTEVVAEHGTPRTGTPLTVADVLEAETWARARARELTAKTAARTTTKTTAEARA; encoded by the coding sequence ATGAGCGACAGTCCAACCCCCCTCGCCGATCCGCATCTCGTCTTCGATCCCGTGGACGGGAGCCGGGACGTCGTGATCCTCGGCTCCACCGGGTCGATCGGCACCCAGGCCATCGACCTCGTGCTCCGCAACCCCGACCGGTTCCGGGTGACCGGGCTCTCCGCGGCAGGCGGGCGGGTGGAGCTGCTGGCGGAGCAGGCGCACCGGCTCCGCGTCGAGGCCGTCGCCGTGGCCCGTGAGGACGCCGTACCGGCCCTGCGCGAGGCCCTTTCCGCACGGTACGGGCCCGGGGAGCCCCTTCCCGAGCTGCTCGCCGGAGCGGACGCGGCCACACAGCTCGCCGCCTCCCCGGCACACACCGTCCTGAACGGCATCACCGGCTCGATCGGCCTCGCCCCCACCCTCGCCGCCCTGGAGGCGGGCCGCACCCTCGCGCTCGCCAACAAGGAGTCGCTCATCGTCGGCGGCCCCCTGGTGAAGGCGCTGGCCGCGCCGGGCCAGATCATCCCCGTCGACTCCGAGCACGCGGCCCTCTTCCAGGCGCTCGCCTCGGGCACCAGGGCCGACGTACGCAAGCTCGTCGTCACCGCCTCCGGCGGCCCCTTCAGAGGACGTACGAAGGCCGAGCTGGCCGATGTCGCCCCCGAGGACGCCCTCGCGCACCCCACCTGGGCCATGGGCCCGGTCATCACCGTCAACTCCGCGACCCTCGTCAACAAGGGCCTCGAAGTCATCGAGGCACACCTCCTCTACGACATTCCCTTCGATCGCATTGAGGTGGTCGTGCACCCGCAGTCGTATGTCCACTCGATGGTGGAGTTCACGGACGGTTCGACGATGGCCCAGGCGACGCCCCCCGACATGGGAGGGCCGATCGCCATCGGACTGGGCTGGCCGCAGCGCGTCCCCGACGCGGCGCCCGCCTTCGACTGGTCGAAGGCGTCGAGCTGGGAGTTCTTCCCTCTCGACAACGACGCGTTTCCGTCGGTGGGGCTCGCCCGGCACGTCGGGGAGCTCGCGGGCACGGCTCCCGCGGTGTTCAATGCGGCCAACGAAGAATGCGTGGACGCGTTCCTGAACGGCACACTGCCGTTCAACGGGATCATGGAGACCGTCACGGAGGTCGTCGCCGAGCACGGCACCCCCCGTACGGGAACCCCGCTCACCGTGGCGGACGTCCTCGAAGCGGAGACCTGGGCCCGCGCCCGGGCCCGTGAACTGACAGCGAAGACAGCGGCTCGGACGACGACCAAGACCACGGCGGAGGCTCGTGCATGA
- a CDS encoding M50 family metallopeptidase translates to MTTLMMILGIVVFAVGLLFSIAWHELGHLSTAKLFGIRVPQYMVGFGPTIFSRKKGDTEYGVKAIPLGGYIRMIGMFPPGPDGRIEARSTSPWRGMIEDARAQSFEELQPGDENRLFYTRKPWKRVIVMFAGPFMNLILAVAIFLGVMMTFGVQTQTTTVGKVSDCVIEQSESRSECQKSDTAAPAKAAGLKGGDKILAFNGEKVTDWSALQSDIRANPGKDVTLTVERDGKQLDLTAHLIRNQVSKTDGQGGYVEGKYVYAGFLGFTPASGIVQQSFGQSVDRMGDMMQNGVESLLNLPSKVPALWDAAFGDGPREPDSPMGVVGAARVGGEVFTLDIPPENQIAMMLFLVAGFNLSLFLFNMLPLLPLDGGHIAGALWESLRRNAAKVLRRPDPGPFDVAKLMPVAYVVAGIFICFTILVLIADVVNPVRIS, encoded by the coding sequence ATGACGACCCTGATGATGATCCTCGGCATAGTCGTCTTCGCGGTCGGCCTGCTCTTCTCGATCGCCTGGCACGAGCTGGGGCATCTCTCCACGGCCAAGCTCTTCGGCATCCGCGTGCCGCAGTACATGGTCGGCTTCGGCCCGACGATCTTCTCGCGCAAGAAGGGCGACACCGAGTACGGGGTCAAGGCGATCCCGCTCGGCGGCTACATCCGCATGATCGGGATGTTCCCGCCCGGCCCCGACGGCCGTATCGAGGCCCGCTCGACCTCCCCGTGGCGCGGCATGATCGAGGACGCCAGGGCACAGTCCTTCGAGGAACTGCAGCCGGGTGACGAGAACCGGCTCTTCTACACGCGCAAGCCGTGGAAGCGCGTGATCGTGATGTTCGCCGGACCCTTCATGAACCTGATCCTCGCCGTCGCGATCTTCCTCGGCGTGATGATGACCTTCGGCGTCCAGACCCAGACCACCACGGTCGGCAAGGTCTCCGACTGCGTCATCGAGCAGAGCGAGTCCCGCTCCGAGTGCCAGAAGAGCGACACGGCCGCGCCCGCCAAGGCCGCCGGGCTCAAGGGCGGCGACAAGATCCTCGCGTTCAACGGCGAGAAGGTCACCGACTGGTCCGCCCTCCAGTCCGACATCCGCGCCAACCCCGGCAAGGACGTCACCCTGACCGTCGAGCGCGACGGCAAGCAGCTCGACCTCACCGCCCACCTCATCCGCAACCAGGTCAGCAAGACCGACGGCCAGGGCGGCTACGTCGAGGGCAAGTACGTGTACGCGGGCTTCCTCGGCTTCACGCCCGCCTCCGGCATCGTCCAGCAGTCCTTCGGACAGTCCGTGGACCGCATGGGCGACATGATGCAGAACGGCGTCGAGTCGCTGCTCAACCTGCCGTCCAAGGTGCCCGCCCTGTGGGACGCGGCCTTCGGCGACGGCCCGCGCGAGCCCGACTCCCCGATGGGCGTGGTCGGCGCGGCGCGCGTCGGCGGCGAGGTCTTCACCCTGGACATCCCGCCGGAGAACCAGATCGCGATGATGCTGTTCCTCGTCGCGGGCTTCAACCTCTCCCTGTTCCTGTTCAACATGCTCCCGCTGCTGCCGCTCGACGGCGGGCACATCGCGGGCGCCCTGTGGGAGTCGCTGCGGCGCAACGCCGCGAAGGTGCTGCGCCGCCCGGACCCCGGCCCCTTCGACGTGGCGAAGCTGATGCCCGTCGCGTACGTGGTGGCCGGAATCTTCATCTGCTTCACGATCCTGGTGCTGATCGCGGACGTGGTCAATCCGGTCAGAATCTCGTAG